A region of Periplaneta americana isolate PAMFEO1 chromosome 16, P.americana_PAMFEO1_priV1, whole genome shotgun sequence DNA encodes the following proteins:
- the LOC138691529 gene encoding zinc finger protein 626-like isoform X2 has translation MKTECMDQSYDIKSEIKVEDTTPVPISFPVVKTEVDEDLLDVAEVQQEQKVTLPSEEDEVLTESFVDHDEKRVIREHIGIVREEDNLTECGSNRPDCSNISDVSRNCIKCSMCNEVFVSEQCLKRHFHIHTKIKSSRCDVCGKCFSSSSNLKTHARMHNGERPFKCDICGKGFLQYGHLSRHVRIHTGQKPFKCEVCGKCFSESGSLNIHARIHTGQKPFKCQVCGNCFSESGTLNKHARIHTGQKPYKCKECGKCFSTSSNLRSHTRTHTGERPFKCEVCGKCFNQKSVLNRHVRIHTAQKQFKCEVCGQCFSESEALKRHVRIHTGQKSFKCEECEKCSSASVAFSKHNEDTQSKDHLNVMIVESFSLNSQT, from the exons GAAGATTTGTTGGATGTGGCCGAAGTTCAGCAGGAACAGAAAGTGACATTACCTTCAGAAGAGGATGAAGTGTTGACTGAGAG CTTTGTGGATCATGACGAGAAGAGAGTGATACGAGAACACATCGGCATTGTTCGTGAAGAAGACAACTTGACAGAGTGTGGTAGCAACAGACCAGACTGTTCAAACATTAGCGATGTAAGCCGTAATTGTATCAAGTGTAGTATGTGCAACGAGGTCTTTGTTTCAGAGCAATGTCTGAAACGTCATTTTCatatacacacaaaaataaaatcatcaagatgcgatgtttgtggaaagtgtttctcatcaTCGTCAAATTTAAAGACACACGCTCGCATGCACAAcggcgaaaggccattcaaatgcgatataTGTGGAAAGGGTTTCTTACAATATGGGCATCTAAGCAGACATGTACGCATTCACACAGGccaaaaaccattcaaatgcgaggtgtgtggaaagtgtttctcagaatCGGGGAGTCTAAACATTCATGCACGGATTCACACAGGgcaaaaaccattcaaatgccaGGTGTGTGGAAACTGTTTCTCAGAATCGGGGACTCTAAACAAACATGCACGCATTCACACAGGTCAAAAACCATACAAATGCAAggagtgtggaaagtgtttctcaacaTCGTCAAACTTAAGGTCGCACACTCGCACACATACTGGCGAAAGACCATTCAAATGtgaggtgtgtggaaagtgtttcaatCAAAAAAGCGTTCTAAACAGACATGTACGCATTCACACAGCCCAAAAACAattcaaatgcgaggtgtgtggaCAGTGTTTTTCAGAATCGGAGGCCCTAAAGAGACATGTACGCATTCACACGGGCCAAAAATCATTCAAATGCGAAGAGTGTGAAAAGTGTTCCTCAGCATCAGTGGCTTTCAGCAAACACAATGAAGACACACAATCGAAAGACCATTTAAATGTGATGATTGTGGAAAGTTTTTCCCTCAATTCGCAGACCTAA
- the LOC138691530 gene encoding zinc finger protein 239-like, with translation MDVIKAELEVDPLSVETSDDTDEDEKKPILEERKLVDQLVTGIKEEYVDQSHDLTSEIKFEEDPVPISFCVVKREPEEEQSDFHEEPRAEVTAEDNEVFAESIAATNERTVTSEFGSLAPEVNGTVCEIPKNSGCSEKPSRTREDEKKFEFELSKMTVSNSEKLSGRPPKDAGKKPLKCDVCNKFFSRAWYLKTHQRQHSSEKPFKCDVCCKSFSQSCSLKMHKLLHTGEKPFKCDVCGKCFSQLVNLRCHKRIHNGEKPFKCDVCYKHFSTRGSLKKHQLIHKGVKPFQCDVCGRFFSQSIHLKCHKRWHTGEKPFQCDVCGKCFSLSIQLGRHKHWQTYEKPFECDVCSKSF, from the exons ATGGATGTGATCAAGGCGGAACTCGAGGTCGACCCACTGTCAGTAGAAACAAGTGACGACACAGATGAGGATGAGAAGAAACCTATATTAGAG gaacggaaACTTGTGGATCAGCTTGTGACTGGTATAAAGGAGGAATATGTGGACCAGAGCCATGATCTCACATCTGAGATAAAATTTGAGGAAGATCCGGTGCCAATTTCGTTCTGTGTGGTGAAACGTGAACCTGAG GAAGAGCAGAGTGACTTCCATGAGGAGCCAAGGGCGGAAGTGACGGCAGAGGACAACGAGGTTTTTGCCGAAAG TATTGCAGCTACCAATGAGAGGACTGTAACATCAGAATTCGGCAGTCTTGCACCTGAAGTGAACGGGACTGTGTGTGAGATTCCCAAGAATTCAGGTTGCTCGGAAAAACCTTCGCGGACTCGTGAAGACGAGAAAAAATTCGAATTTGAATTGTCTAAAATGACTGTCTCGAATTCTGAAAAATTGAGCGGACGTCCACCCAAGGATGCAGGCAAGAAACCTTTAAAATGCGATGTTTGTAATAAGTTTTTTTCAAGGGCATGGTACCTAAAAACTCATCAACGCCAGCACTCaagcgagaaacctttcaagtgtgatgtttgtTGCAAGAGCTTTTCGCAATCTTGTAGCCTAAAAATGCATAAACTCTTgcatacaggcgagaaacctttcaaatgtgatgtttgtggcaaATGTTTTTCCCAATTGGTAAACCTAAGGTGTCATAAACGGATCCACaatggcgagaaacctttcaaatgtgatgtttgttatAAACATTTCTCGACACGTGGTAGCCTAAAAAAACATCAGCTTATACACAAGGGGGTGAAACCTTTCcagtgtgatgtttgtggaagGTTTTTCTCCCAATCGATACACCTAAAATGTCATAAACGCTGGCACACTGGTGAGAAACCTTTCCAGTGTGATGTTTGTGGCAAATGTTTCTCCCTCTCGATACAATTAGGACGTCATAAACACTGGCAAACTTATGAGAAACCTTTCGAGTGTGATGTTTGTAGCAAGAGCTTTTAG